The Streptomyces sp. NBC_00597 DNA segment CGAGCCCGGCACGTTCGTGTGCGCGAGCTCGTCCACGAGAGCCACGGCGGGGCGGCGGGCGAGGATGGCGTCGACGTCCATCTCGGTGAACGTGGAGCCGCGGTACTCGATCTCGCGCCGCTCGATGAGTTCGAGGCCGTGCAGCATGACCTCTGTCCGCGGGCGGCTGTGGTGCTCGACGAAGCCCACGACGCAGTCGGTGCCCCGCTCGACGCGGCGGTGGGCCTCGGAGAGCATCGCGTACGTCTTGCCGACGCCCGGTGCCGCGCCGAGGTAGATGCGGAGCTTGCCGCGTCCCATGTTCAGACTCTTCTTCTCTGGTGACGATCGGGTGGGTGATCAGGGTTCGAAGCGGTAGCCCATGCCCGGTTCGGTGATCAGGTACCGGGGGTGCGAGGGGTCCGCTTCCAGCTTGCGCCGTAGCTGAGCCATGTATACGCGCAGGTAGTTGGTGTTCTCCCCATAGCTCGGGCCCCAGACTTCCAGCAGGAGCCTGCTCTGGGTGATCAGCCGGCCCGGGTGGGTGATGAGGATTTCCAGCAGGTGCCACTCGGTCGGGGTCAGCCGTACCGTGCGTTCGCCCCGGTGGACCTTCTTCGCGATCAGGTCGACGGTGAACTCGTCGGTCGTCACGACGGCGACCTTGTCGGCCTGGGATGCGGTGGTCGGCTCCTGCCTGCGGGCGGCCGCCCGCAGGCGGGCCAGGAGCTCGTCCATGCTGAACGGTTTCGTCACGTAGTCGTCCGCGCCGGCATCCAGTGCCCGGATCTTGTCCTCCGAGGTGTGGCGCGCGGAGAGGACCAGGATGGGGACCCGGCTCCAGCCGCGAACGCTCTTGATGACGTCGATGCCGTCCATGTCCGGGAGGCCGAGGTCCAGCACTATGACGTCCGGCTTGCGGGCGGCCGCGAGCCGCAGGGCCGAGCCGCCGTCGGAAGCTTCCTCGACGTCGAACTTGCGCGCCTGGAGATTGATCTTCAGTGCGCGGACGAGCTGAGGGTCGTCCTCCACCACCAGCACCCGGGTCATCGGTGTGCAGCCTTTCCTTCGTTGCGGGCACGGTAAGGGGCCGGCGGGACGCGAATGTTCCGCGCCCCGCCGGCCCCCGGTCCGTGCGATGTGGAACATCAGCTCTTGGTCAGTGCCTTGAGGGCGGTGTTCAGTTCGAGCACGTTGACGCGGGGCTCGCCCATGAAGCCGAGGGTCCGGCCGGTGGTGTGGTCGGCGACGAGCCTCTCGACCTGCTTGACGTCGAGCTTGTTCTGCTCGGCGACCCGGTGGATCTGCAACTCGGCGTAGGCGGGGGAGATGTCCGGGTCAAGGCCGGAGCCGGAGGAGGTGACGGCGTCGGCCGGCACCTCGGAGGGCTTGACCTTGTACGTCGCCGTGGAGTTGTCCGCGATGACGGCTGCCTTGGCGTCCTCGACCAGCTTGACCAGGTCCGGGTTGTCGGCGGCCTTGTTGGTGGCGCCGGAGAGGATCAGCGAGTACTGGGTGTTGACGCTGTTGGAGCCGAGGCCGTTGGAGGGGCGCGGCTGGAACCACTTCAGGTCCGGCTTGGCGGCCTCTTCCGGGTCGTTGGGGTTCTGCTTCGGGAGGTTGTAGGTCTGGCCGATGAGGGAGGATCCGACGACCTGGCCGCTCTTGTCCTTGATCTCGGAGCCGTTGGCCTTGTCGCCGAAGGCGACCTGGGCGATGCCGGTGACGGCCAGCGGGTACAGGACGCCGCAGACGATCGTCAGAACCAGCAGCGCGCGCAGACCGGCCCACAGCAGACGAGCGGTGTTTCCTACGGAGTTGTTCATGGCTCAGCCGATTCCGGGGATGAGGGAGATGAGCATGTCGATGATCTTGATTCCGATGAACGGGGCGATCAGGCCGCCCACGCCGTACAGACCCAGATTGCGGCGGAGCATCTTGTCGGCGCTGGTCGGCTTGTACTGCACGCCCTTGAGGGCGAGCGGGACCAGGGCGATGATGATCAGCGCGTTGAAGATGACGGCGGAGAGGATCGCCGACTCGGGTGAGGACAGGCCCATGATGTTGAGCTTGTCGAGGCCCGGGTAGACCACGGCGAACATGGCCGGGATGATCGCGAAGTACTTCGCGACGTCGTTGGCGATGGAGAACGTGGTGAGGGCACCGCGCGTGATCAGCAACTGCTTGCCGATCTCCACGATCTCGATGAGCTTGGTGGGGTTGGAGTCCAGGTCCACCATGTTCCCGGCCTCCTTGGCGGCCGAGGTGCCCGTGTTCATCGCCACGCCGACATCGGCCTGCGCGAGCGCCGGGGCGTCGTTCGTGCCGTCGCCGGTCATCGCGACCAGCTTGCCGCCGGCCTGCTCCCGCTTGATGAGGGCCATCTTGTCCTCGGGAGTGGCCTCCGCGAGGAAGTCGTCCACGCCCGCCTCCTCCGCGATCGCCTTGGCCGTCAGCGGGTTGTCACCCGTGATCATGACGGTCTTGATGCCCATGCGGCGCAGCTCGTCGAACCGCTCCCGCATGCCCTCCTTGACGACGTCCTTGAGGTGGATGACACCCAGGACCCGGGCGCCCTCGTCGTCCCTGACGGCGACGAGCAGCGGCGTGCCGCCGGCCTCGGAGATCTTGTTGGCGACGAGATCCGCGTCGTCGGAGACCTGGCCGCCCTGCTCCTTGACCCAGGTGATGACCGAACCGGCCGCGCCCTTGCGGGTCTGCTTGCCATCCACGTCCACACCCGACATGCGGGTCTGGGCGGTGAAGGCGATCCACTCGGCGTTCGACAGCTCGCCCTGGTGCCGCTCGCGCAGCCCGTACTTCTCCTTCGCCAGGACGACGATGGAACGGCCCTCGGGAGTCTCGTCCGCGAGGGACGACAGCTGGGCGGCGTCGGCCAGTTCGGCTTCCGTCGTGCCCTTGACCGGGACGAACTCGGAGGCCTGGCGGTTTCCGAGGGTGATGGTGCCGGTCTTGTCGAGCAGCAGCGTGGAGACGTCACCGGCGGCTTCCACCGCACGACCGCTCATCGCGAGGACGTTGCGCTGTACGAGCCGGTCCATGCCGGCGATGCCGATCGCGGAGAGCAGCGCGCCGATGGTGGTCGGGATCAGGCAGACCAGCAGGGCGGTCAGCACGATCATGGACTGTTCGGCGCCCGCGTAGATCGCGAAGGGCTGGAGGGTGACGACGGCCAGCAGGAAGACGATGGTGAGGGACGCGAGCAGGATGTTCAGCGCGATCTCGTTGGGCGTCTTCTGTCGCGCAGCGCCCTCGACCAGGGCGATCATGCGGTCGATGAAGGTCTCACCGGGCTTGGTCGTGATCTTGATGACGATCCGGTCGGAGAGGACCTTCGTGCCGCCGGTGACGGCTGAGCGGTCGCCGCCGGACTCGCGGATGACGGGTGCGGACTCGCCCGTGATGGCGGACTCGTCGACCGATGCGACGCCCTCGACGACGTCACCGTCGCCGGGGATGATGTCGCCCGCCTCGCAGACGACGAGGTCGCCGATGCGCAGGTCGGTGCCCGGCACCTGCTCCTCGCTCTTGCCGTCCTGGGTCAGGCGGCGGGCGACGGAGTCGGTCTTGGCCTTGCGCAGGGTGTCCGCCTGGGCCTTGCCGCGGCCTTCCGCCACGGCCTCCGCCAGGTTGGCGAAGATGGTGGTCAGCCACAGCCAGGTGGTGATCGCCCAGCCGAACCAGTCCGTCGGGTCCTTGAGGGCAAGAACGGTGGTGACGACCGAGCCGATCAGGACCACGAACATGACCGGGGACTTGATCATGACGCGGGGGTCGAGCTTGCGGACGGCGTCCGGGAAGGACTTCAGCAGCTGTTTGGGATCGAACAGGCCGCCGCCCACGCGTCCGGCGCCCGGCTTGTGGCCGGTGGGCACGTCCTGGTGCGGAGCCCTGGTGGGAGTGGCGGTGCTCATGATGCGAGCCCTTCGGCGAGCGGACCCAGCGCCAGGGCCGGGAAGTAGGTCAGACCGGTGATGATGAGGATCGTGCCGACGAGCAGGCCGGTGTAGAGCGGCTTGTCAGTACGGAGAGTGCCTGCCGTCTCCGGCACGGGCTTCTGCTCGGCGAGCGAGCCGGCCAGCGCGAGGACGAACACCATCGGCAGGAAGCGGCCCAGCAGCATCGCGATGCCGATGGTGCTGTTGAACCACTGCGTGTCGGCGTTCAGGCCCGCGAAGGCGGAGCCGTTGTTGTTCGCGCCCGAGGTGTAGGCGTAGAGGACCTCGGAGAAGCCGTGCGCGCCGGAGTTCAGCATCGAGTGGGGCGGGGTGGGCAGGGCCATGGCCGCGGCGGTGAAGCAGAGCACCAGGGCGGGGGTGATGAGGATGTAGCAGGCCGCGAGCTTGATCTGCTGGGTGCCGATCTTCTTGCCCAGGTATTCGGGGGTGCGGCCGACCATCAGGCCCGCGATGAACACGGCGATGATCGCCATGATCAGCATGCCGTACAGGCCGGAGCCGACGCCGCCGGGCGCGATCTCGCCGAGCTGCATGCCCAGCAGCTGGATGCCACCGCCCAGTCCTGTGAAGGAGGAGTGGAAGGAGTTGACCGCGCCGGTCGAGGTCAGTGTGGTCGCGACGGAGAAGATCGCGGAGGCGCCGATGCCGAAGCGGGTCTCCTTGCCCTCCATCGCCCCGCCGGCGACGTCGAAGGCCGGGCCGTGGTGGGCGAATTCGGTCCACATCATCAGCGCGGTGAAGGTGAGCCAGATGGTCGCCATCGTGGCGAGGATCGCGTAGCCCTGGCGCAGGCTTCCGACCATGCGGCCGAAGGTGCGGGTCAGGGCGAACGGGATGACCAGGATGAGGAAGATCTCGAAGAGGTTCGAGAACGGGGTGGGGTTCTCGAAGGGGTGGGCGGAGTTGGCGTTGAAGTAGCCGCCTCCGTTGGTTCCCAGCTCCTTGATGACCTCCTGCGAGGCGACCGCCCCGCCGTTCCACTGCTGGCTGCCGCCCATGAACTGGCCGACCTCGTGGATCCCGGCGAAGTTCTGGATGGCACCGCAAGCGACCAGCACGATCGCGCCGATCACGGAGATCGGCAGCAAGATCCGGACGGTGCCGCGCACCAGGTCGGACCAGAAGTTGCCGAGCTCACCGGTGCGGGAGCGGGCGAAGCCCCGTACGAGGGCCACCGCCACAGCCATCCCGACCGCCGCGGAGACGAAGTTCTGCACCGCGAGGCCGCCGGTCTGCACGACGTGGCCCATGGCCTGCTCGCCGTAATACGACTGCCAGTTCGTGTTGGCCACGAAGGAGGCGGCGGTGTTGAAGGCCTGGTCGGGATCGATGGCGGAGAAGCCGAGTGAGCCGGGCAGGATGCCCTGGGCGCGCTGGAGGGCGTAGAGGAAGAGGACGCTCACTGCGGAGAAGGCCAGGACGCCGCGCAGGTACGCGGGCCAGCGCATCTCGGCCGACGGGTTGGCGCCGATGGCCTTGTAGATCCACTTCTCCGGCTTGTAGTGCTTCTCGGAGGAGTAGACCTTGGCCATGTAGTCGCCCAGTGGGCGGTAGGCCAGCGCGAGCGCGGCCATCAGTGCGAGGAGCTGGAGCACACCAGCGAAAACGGGACTCATCGGTGGCTAGAACCTCTCCGGGTACACAAGGGCGAGGACGAGGTATCCGAGTAGGGAGACGGCCACGACGAGGCCGACGATGTTTTCGGCGTTCACAGCTTGGTCACCCCCCGGGCGATGAGAGCCACCAGTGCGAAGACCGCGACCGTGGTGACGACGAAGGCCAGATCGGCCACCGTGAGCTCCTGGATGAAGAGGGAAGAAATGAATCGGCCAGATGGCCGATGACGAGATAACCGTGTCTTCATCCCGGCGTTAAGACACCTTGACGGGGTCCATACGGACGCACGGAAACTCTTAACGCCGCCCTTACGTGAAGCGCCGGAGAAAGCCTGGTCAGCCCTGGTGGGACAGGCCGGCCGTGTCCAGGGCGGAGCCGGCCTGGGCGGCCAGTGCGACGGCCACCAGGCGGTCCTGTTCCGGGGGGAGCGGGCCGGGGAGGGGATCCAGCAGGAAGCGGCCGTAGTAGTGCCCGCCGCCGACGACACGCAGCTCGGTCTCGCCGTCCGGCCAGCCGGCGTACTCCGTCACCCGCCCCGGGCGGTGCAGCCACAGGCCGCCATCGTGCTGGAGGCGCGGCAGATTTCCCATCAGGGTGCCGTATTCGAAGCGGCAGCCGCGCAACCCCAGCAGGCCGACGAGTTCCCGGCGCACGTACTCGACCACGGCCTCCGGCGAGCGGCCGTCCTCGGTCAGCCGGGCGGTTCCCTGAAGGCTCGACAGATGGGCCGCGTCAGTGATCACTGTCCTCCGGAGCCGCCGCGCGTGTACCGCCAGCTGCGAGACGACCAGGGCGACGACGAGCAGCAGGACCGCCGTCTCGATGTCGTCGCGGCCGGCGATCAAGAACCGTTGATAGGGCTCGGTCAGGAAGAAGTCGAACCAGGCGGCCGCCGACAGCGCGGCGAGGGCCCCGGCCACCCGGGTGCCGAGCGCGGCCACCGCGACCACGGCGACGACCAGGATCAGAGCCGCGTTCGTTGCCGAAAGATCAGTGCGGAAGGGTACGAGCGCGAGCGCCACGAGCAAGGGGACCACGAGGGCCGCGAGCAGGGCGGCCGTGTCGTGAAGTCGATACCCGGACATGTGATGCCTCCTGTCCGGACACGAGGGGTTCGAAATCAGAACTTCTCGGGCCTGATCAGAGCGACCACGAGATAGCCGAGCAGGGCGAGGGCGATGACCAGTCCGACCACGTTCTCCGCATCCATCTGGACCTTCTCCCTTTCACAGCGGCAGGCGGGGTGCCGCCTGTAAGAACACTGCCCCCTGCCGGAGGGACAGCCACACACCGCGGCCAGGTCTTGACGCACCTCATACGGCTGCCCCGCCTCGGCATCAAAGGCGCGTGAATACTGGAGCAGCGGCCGTATGGATGACGCCAAGAACACTGGTAATCAAGCCACGGCATTCCGACGCTGTCCTCACTTTGTCCAACGGAGGAACAGCGAAAGATGTCCATAGACATGGGAAAGCCGAGCACGGCAGGACAGGCCCCGGGCACGGAGGAGCCTCCTGATACCGGCGTACGAGCGCCCGCAGCAGGCGACCGCCACCGGCTGACCGCCCTCCAGGGACTGGCCGCGCTGTCGCTGGACGCGATGGCGTCCGTGGCGTACGGGCCGGAGTCGATCGTGCTCGTCCTGGCCACGGCCGGTGCCTACGGCATGGGCTTCACCCTCCCCGTCACCCTGGCGATCGCCGCACTGCTCGCGGTCCTGGTGGCCTCGTACCGGCAGGTCATCGCCGCGTTCCCGGACGGCGGCGGCTCGTACGCCGTCGCCAAACGGCACCTGGGCCGGCGTACGAGTCTGGTGGCCGCGGCCTCGCTGATCCTGGACTACGTGCTGAACGTCGCCGTGTCCGTCACGGCCGGCGTGGCTGCCCTGACCTCGGCGTTCCCCGAGCTGTACGGGGAGCGGGTGTGGATCTGCCTGGGTGTCCTGGTGCTGGTCACCGCGGTGAACCTGCGAGGGGTCGTGGAATCCGCCAAGGCGTTCCTCGTGCCCACCGCCGTCTTCGTCGGGTCGATCCTCGCGATGGTCGTCGTCGGCCT contains these protein-coding regions:
- the kdpF gene encoding K(+)-transporting ATPase subunit F, which gives rise to MDAENVVGLVIALALLGYLVVALIRPEKF
- a CDS encoding response regulator, with protein sequence MTRVLVVEDDPQLVRALKINLQARKFDVEEASDGGSALRLAAARKPDVIVLDLGLPDMDGIDVIKSVRGWSRVPILVLSARHTSEDKIRALDAGADDYVTKPFSMDELLARLRAAARRQEPTTASQADKVAVVTTDEFTVDLIAKKVHRGERTVRLTPTEWHLLEILITHPGRLITQSRLLLEVWGPSYGENTNYLRVYMAQLRRKLEADPSHPRYLITEPGMGYRFEP
- the kdpF gene encoding K(+)-transporting ATPase subunit F encodes the protein MNAENIVGLVVAVSLLGYLVLALVYPERF
- a CDS encoding potassium-transporting ATPase subunit C translates to MNNSVGNTARLLWAGLRALLVLTIVCGVLYPLAVTGIAQVAFGDKANGSEIKDKSGQVVGSSLIGQTYNLPKQNPNDPEEAAKPDLKWFQPRPSNGLGSNSVNTQYSLILSGATNKAADNPDLVKLVEDAKAAVIADNSTATYKVKPSEVPADAVTSSGSGLDPDISPAYAELQIHRVAEQNKLDVKQVERLVADHTTGRTLGFMGEPRVNVLELNTALKALTKS
- the kdpA gene encoding potassium-transporting ATPase subunit KdpA, coding for MSPVFAGVLQLLALMAALALAYRPLGDYMAKVYSSEKHYKPEKWIYKAIGANPSAEMRWPAYLRGVLAFSAVSVLFLYALQRAQGILPGSLGFSAIDPDQAFNTAASFVANTNWQSYYGEQAMGHVVQTGGLAVQNFVSAAVGMAVAVALVRGFARSRTGELGNFWSDLVRGTVRILLPISVIGAIVLVACGAIQNFAGIHEVGQFMGGSQQWNGGAVASQEVIKELGTNGGGYFNANSAHPFENPTPFSNLFEIFLILVIPFALTRTFGRMVGSLRQGYAILATMATIWLTFTALMMWTEFAHHGPAFDVAGGAMEGKETRFGIGASAIFSVATTLTSTGAVNSFHSSFTGLGGGIQLLGMQLGEIAPGGVGSGLYGMLIMAIIAVFIAGLMVGRTPEYLGKKIGTQQIKLAACYILITPALVLCFTAAAMALPTPPHSMLNSGAHGFSEVLYAYTSGANNNGSAFAGLNADTQWFNSTIGIAMLLGRFLPMVFVLALAGSLAEQKPVPETAGTLRTDKPLYTGLLVGTILIITGLTYFPALALGPLAEGLAS
- a CDS encoding DUF4118 domain-containing protein; its protein translation is MSGYRLHDTAALLAALVVPLLVALALVPFRTDLSATNAALILVVAVVAVAALGTRVAGALAALSAAAWFDFFLTEPYQRFLIAGRDDIETAVLLLVVALVVSQLAVHARRLRRTVITDAAHLSSLQGTARLTEDGRSPEAVVEYVRRELVGLLGLRGCRFEYGTLMGNLPRLQHDGGLWLHRPGRVTEYAGWPDGETELRVVGGGHYYGRFLLDPLPGPLPPEQDRLVAVALAAQAGSALDTAGLSHQG
- the kdpB gene encoding potassium-transporting ATPase subunit KdpB produces the protein MSTATPTRAPHQDVPTGHKPGAGRVGGGLFDPKQLLKSFPDAVRKLDPRVMIKSPVMFVVLIGSVVTTVLALKDPTDWFGWAITTWLWLTTIFANLAEAVAEGRGKAQADTLRKAKTDSVARRLTQDGKSEEQVPGTDLRIGDLVVCEAGDIIPGDGDVVEGVASVDESAITGESAPVIRESGGDRSAVTGGTKVLSDRIVIKITTKPGETFIDRMIALVEGAARQKTPNEIALNILLASLTIVFLLAVVTLQPFAIYAGAEQSMIVLTALLVCLIPTTIGALLSAIGIAGMDRLVQRNVLAMSGRAVEAAGDVSTLLLDKTGTITLGNRQASEFVPVKGTTEAELADAAQLSSLADETPEGRSIVVLAKEKYGLRERHQGELSNAEWIAFTAQTRMSGVDVDGKQTRKGAAGSVITWVKEQGGQVSDDADLVANKISEAGGTPLLVAVRDDEGARVLGVIHLKDVVKEGMRERFDELRRMGIKTVMITGDNPLTAKAIAEEAGVDDFLAEATPEDKMALIKREQAGGKLVAMTGDGTNDAPALAQADVGVAMNTGTSAAKEAGNMVDLDSNPTKLIEIVEIGKQLLITRGALTTFSIANDVAKYFAIIPAMFAVVYPGLDKLNIMGLSSPESAILSAVIFNALIIIALVPLALKGVQYKPTSADKMLRRNLGLYGVGGLIAPFIGIKIIDMLISLIPGIG